Proteins from a genomic interval of Piscinibacter sp. HJYY11:
- the flgG gene encoding flagellar basal-body rod protein FlgG yields the protein MMRSLWISKTGMEAQQTQLDHISHNLANSATNGYKKSHAVFEDLMYQNLRQAGANSSEQTTLPTGLQVGLGTRAVATSRSFSQGNLQQSSNPLDVAVRGSGFFEVQMPDGTTGYTRDGSFQVNAQGQLVTNNGYLVQPGITVPQNALSVSIAADGTVTASIPNQTTPQALGTLQLVNFVNPAGLEPKGQNLYTETAASGTPTAGTPGQNGLGALQQGFVETSNVNVVEELIGMIQTQRAYELNSKAIQTSDQMLQKLGQL from the coding sequence ATGATGCGTTCCCTGTGGATTTCGAAGACCGGCATGGAGGCCCAGCAGACCCAGCTGGACCACATCTCGCACAACCTCGCCAACAGCGCGACCAACGGCTACAAGAAGTCGCATGCGGTCTTCGAAGACCTCATGTACCAGAACCTGCGCCAGGCCGGCGCCAACAGCAGCGAGCAGACCACGCTTCCCACCGGCCTGCAGGTCGGCCTCGGCACGCGCGCCGTCGCCACCAGCCGCAGCTTCAGCCAGGGCAACCTGCAGCAGAGCAGCAACCCGCTCGACGTGGCGGTGCGCGGCAGCGGCTTCTTCGAAGTGCAGATGCCCGACGGCACCACCGGCTACACGCGCGACGGCTCGTTCCAGGTCAATGCGCAGGGCCAGCTCGTCACCAACAACGGCTATCTCGTGCAGCCGGGCATCACGGTGCCGCAGAACGCCCTGAGCGTGTCGATCGCGGCCGACGGCACCGTCACCGCCAGCATCCCCAACCAGACCACGCCGCAGGCGCTGGGCACGCTGCAGCTCGTGAACTTCGTCAACCCGGCCGGCCTCGAGCCCAAGGGGCAGAACCTCTACACCGAGACCGCCGCCTCGGGCACGCCCACCGCCGGCACGCCGGGCCAGAACGGCCTGGGCGCCTTGCAGCAGGGCTTCGTCGAGACCTCGAACGTGAACGTCGTGGAAGAGCTGATCGGCATGATCCAGACGCAGCGCGCCTACGAGCTCAACTCCAAGGCCATCCAGACCTCCGACCAGATGCTGCAGAAGCTCGGTCAGCTTTGA
- a CDS encoding flagellar hook assembly protein FlgD yields MAVSNVQSAYDKLNAKSGVQTANEAGAADRFLKLLVAQMQNQDPLSPMDNAQVTSQMAQIQSVTGIENLNKTVQGLSGQFMQMQALQGAQLIGREVIVPGNKLTIENGRAEAGFELNTAADNVKIEVLGPSGHVLDTLNLGAQSAGAHDFTWNAGTNATATGVTFRVTAMSGSTKLDSTPLMHDTVTAINTSGDSLTLELKNSGNVAYSQVKAFN; encoded by the coding sequence ATGGCCGTCTCCAACGTCCAATCCGCCTACGACAAGCTCAACGCCAAGAGCGGCGTGCAGACCGCCAACGAAGCCGGCGCTGCCGACCGCTTCCTCAAGCTCTTGGTGGCGCAGATGCAGAACCAGGACCCGCTGTCCCCCATGGACAACGCGCAGGTCACGAGCCAGATGGCGCAGATCCAGTCGGTCACCGGCATCGAGAACCTCAACAAGACCGTCCAGGGCCTGTCGGGCCAGTTCATGCAGATGCAGGCGCTGCAGGGCGCGCAGCTCATCGGCCGCGAGGTCATCGTGCCGGGCAACAAGCTGACCATCGAGAACGGCCGGGCCGAAGCCGGCTTCGAGCTCAACACCGCCGCCGACAACGTGAAGATCGAAGTGCTGGGCCCGAGCGGCCACGTGCTGGACACCTTGAACCTCGGCGCGCAGTCGGCGGGCGCGCACGACTTCACCTGGAACGCGGGCACCAACGCCACCGCCACCGGCGTCACCTTCCGCGTGACGGCAATGAGCGGCAGCACGAAGCTCGACTCGACCCCGCTGATGCACGACACCGTGACCGCGATCAACACCTCCGGCGACAGCCTCACCCTCGAACTGAAGAACTCCGGCAACGTGGCCTACAGCCAGGTCAAGGCCTTCAACTAA
- the flgE gene encoding flagellar hook protein FlgE yields the protein MSFQQGLSGLNAASKNLEVIGNNVANANTFGAKASRAEFGDMYASALAGSGNAIGIGVNLQAVTQQFSQGNITTTANAMDLAINGSGFFEVRVNGQTQYTRNGQFQINKDGYIVTNQGGQLLGYPADGNGVIQPGVASPLQLPTAGIEPAATTEIAMEMNLDSRAATTLPATTPMVNFSDAQTYNNATSLTVYDQRGQDVALTYYFQKAGTDTWNVFVTANGTSVSVDGAGDPAPVTTMTFPTSGGAPTAPTGPITLDIPASTNAAGAQTLAIPGIQLDLTAATQYGAGFGVTNLTQDGYAPGQLSGLSIESDGIVMATYSNGQSKPAGQIEISTFRNTQGLRPLGGNLWARTYESGDPVVGTPGQGNLGVLQAGALEDSNVDLTAELVNMITAQRVYQANAQSIKTTDQVLQTLVNLR from the coding sequence ATGAGCTTCCAACAAGGACTTTCCGGCCTGAACGCTGCGAGCAAGAACCTCGAGGTCATTGGCAACAACGTCGCCAACGCCAACACCTTCGGTGCCAAGGCCTCGCGCGCCGAGTTCGGCGACATGTACGCCTCGGCGCTGGCCGGCAGCGGCAACGCCATCGGCATCGGCGTGAACCTGCAGGCGGTCACGCAGCAGTTCAGCCAGGGCAACATCACCACCACCGCCAACGCGATGGACCTTGCCATCAACGGCAGCGGCTTCTTCGAAGTGCGCGTGAACGGCCAGACCCAGTACACCCGCAACGGCCAGTTCCAGATCAACAAGGACGGCTACATCGTCACCAACCAGGGCGGCCAGCTCCTCGGCTACCCGGCCGACGGCAACGGCGTGATCCAGCCCGGGGTGGCTTCTCCGCTGCAGCTGCCCACCGCCGGCATCGAGCCCGCGGCGACGACCGAGATCGCAATGGAAATGAACCTCGACTCGCGCGCCGCCACCACGCTGCCGGCCACGACGCCGATGGTCAACTTCAGCGATGCGCAGACCTACAACAACGCCACCTCGCTGACCGTCTACGACCAGCGCGGCCAGGACGTGGCGCTGACCTACTACTTCCAGAAGGCCGGCACCGACACCTGGAACGTCTTCGTCACCGCCAACGGCACCTCGGTGTCGGTCGACGGCGCCGGCGACCCGGCCCCGGTGACGACCATGACCTTCCCGACCAGCGGTGGTGCCCCCACCGCGCCCACGGGCCCGATCACGCTCGACATCCCGGCCTCGACCAACGCCGCCGGCGCGCAGACGCTCGCCATCCCCGGCATCCAGCTCGACCTGACGGCGGCCACCCAGTACGGCGCCGGCTTCGGCGTCACCAACCTCACGCAGGACGGCTATGCCCCGGGCCAGCTGTCGGGCCTGTCGATCGAATCCGACGGCATCGTGATGGCCACCTATTCCAACGGCCAGTCCAAGCCGGCCGGCCAGATCGAGATCTCGACCTTCCGCAACACGCAAGGCCTGCGCCCCCTGGGCGGCAACCTCTGGGCGCGCACCTACGAGTCGGGCGACCCGGTCGTGGGCACGCCGGGCCAGGGCAACCTCGGCGTGCTGCAGGCCGGCGCGCTGGAAGACTCCAACGTCGACCTGACCGCCGAGCTCGTGAACATGATCACCGCGCAGCGCGTGTACCAGGCGAATGCCCAGTCCATCAAGACGACGGACCAGGTGCTGCAGACGCTGGTGAACCTGCGCTGA
- the flgF gene encoding flagellar basal-body rod protein FlgF, whose product MDRMIYLSMSGAKAMMQRQDTLANNLANVSTPGFRAELQAFRAVPVQGSGASTRVYTLETTPGFDATPGVITNTGRNLDVAVKGNSWLSVQSLDGTEAYTRGGALDLTAEGTLVTRSGLPVMGDGGPIQVPPNSEVSIAPDGTISAKNGATGKTTAVGKLKLVTPTDDTPLARGADGLFRAPDGDLEADATARVQDGALEGSNVSAVETMVSMITAARQFEAQMKMLQTAEGDEKAAAQLLSMS is encoded by the coding sequence ATGGATCGGATGATCTATCTCTCCATGTCTGGTGCGAAGGCCATGATGCAGCGCCAGGACACGCTGGCCAACAACCTGGCCAACGTCTCCACGCCGGGCTTCCGCGCCGAACTGCAGGCCTTCCGCGCCGTGCCGGTGCAAGGCAGCGGGGCGAGCACCCGGGTCTACACGCTGGAGACGACGCCCGGCTTCGACGCCACCCCCGGTGTCATCACCAACACCGGCCGCAACCTCGACGTCGCGGTCAAGGGCAACAGCTGGTTGAGCGTGCAGTCGCTCGACGGCACCGAGGCCTACACCCGCGGCGGTGCGCTGGACCTCACCGCCGAAGGCACGCTGGTCACGCGCAGTGGCCTGCCGGTGATGGGCGATGGCGGCCCGATCCAGGTGCCGCCCAACAGCGAGGTCAGCATCGCGCCCGACGGCACGATCTCCGCGAAGAACGGCGCCACCGGCAAGACCACCGCGGTGGGCAAGTTGAAGCTCGTGACGCCGACCGACGACACGCCGCTCGCGCGCGGTGCCGATGGCCTCTTCCGTGCGCCCGATGGCGACCTGGAAGCCGACGCCACCGCCCGCGTGCAGGACGGTGCGCTCGAAGGCTCGAACGTGAGCGCCGTCGAGACGATGGTCTCGATGATCACCGCGGCCCGCCAGTTCGAGGCCCAGATGAAGATGTTGCAGACCGCCGAAGGCGACGAAAAAGCTGCAGCTCAGTTGCTCTCCATGAGCTGA
- the flgB gene encoding flagellar basal body rod protein FlgB: MLNKLTSTLDFHGQALSLRSERQRLIASNIANADTPNYVARDLDFASALKQATGAQQGGAALKATQQGHIALGSTESAVQSNLLYATPSQTNLDRNTVDMDRERANFADNSVRYEATLRFINGNVRTMLDAIRGGQ; the protein is encoded by the coding sequence ATGCTGAACAAACTGACGAGCACGCTCGATTTCCACGGCCAGGCGCTGAGCCTGCGCTCGGAGCGCCAGCGCCTGATCGCCAGCAACATCGCGAATGCCGACACGCCCAACTATGTGGCGCGTGACCTGGACTTCGCCTCGGCGCTGAAGCAGGCCACCGGCGCGCAACAGGGCGGGGCGGCCCTCAAGGCGACGCAGCAGGGCCACATCGCCCTCGGCAGCACCGAGTCGGCCGTGCAGAGCAACTTGCTGTACGCCACCCCCAGCCAGACCAACCTCGACCGCAACACGGTCGACATGGACCGCGAGCGCGCCAACTTCGCCGACAACTCGGTGCGCTACGAAGCCACGCTGCGTTTCATCAACGGCAACGTGCGCACGATGCTCGACGCGATCCGCGGCGGGCAGTGA
- the flgC gene encoding flagellar basal body rod protein FlgC, with protein MSMFQIFNVSGSAVSAQSQRLNVVASNLANADTVAGPDGQAYKARQVTFQTELMGQPGMQPAGAAAGVKVSTISEDQTPGRRVHDPKHPSADAEGYVTYSNVNAVEEMVNMISASRSYQNNVEVMNTAKTLLLKTLQMGQ; from the coding sequence ATGAGCATGTTCCAGATCTTCAACGTGAGCGGCAGCGCGGTGAGCGCCCAGTCGCAGCGCCTGAACGTTGTGGCCTCCAACCTCGCCAACGCCGACACCGTCGCCGGCCCCGATGGCCAGGCCTACAAGGCACGCCAGGTCACCTTCCAGACCGAGCTGATGGGCCAGCCCGGCATGCAGCCCGCCGGTGCTGCGGCCGGCGTGAAGGTCAGCACCATCAGCGAAGACCAGACCCCCGGCCGCCGGGTGCACGACCCCAAGCACCCGAGTGCCGATGCCGAGGGCTACGTCACCTACAGCAACGTGAACGCGGTGGAGGAGATGGTCAACATGATCTCGGCCTCGCGTTCGTACCAGAACAACGTCGAAGTCATGAACACGGCCAAGACGCTGCTGCTCAAGACGCTGCAGATGGGCCAGTAA